A part of Acropora palmata chromosome 8, jaAcrPala1.3, whole genome shotgun sequence genomic DNA contains:
- the LOC141890847 gene encoding cytosolic phospholipase A2-like, which yields MEQHQDLYKTFVDLTKACDTLSTEGLWKITSKFGCPDRFVKIVKQFYDGMMARVLDDGNASDPFPVTNGVKQGCVLATTLFRPIFSAMLTDAFRETSPGIPISAEPSEMRYSTELCEKEKTFIEKRKKSVFNAMREFLGEHRGPQTVEEVPNVAILGSGGGFRAMVSLSGVFCVLKDMGVMDCAMYAAGLSGSAWYLSTLYSHPDWPNIHPRRVREQLRENVNDNWLWMMLKPSWTYRRLRIIMDKKRRGQPVSFTDFFGYLVGETIMKDCRKQPMLSEQQPKVQNAEVPFPLHSSVHVKNDLSAQEYSELAFHFFAILLSRDWVEFSPYEIGMEKYGTFMQTEHFGSKFFCGKLVKSYEEPPLWYLQGIWGSAFAILPYRVLQGEKLPDDTIEDMRKNGDLRDEHEKMISEKEEEDGHSEDDEEHRYEETQPNSNNTSDDEKKEDKEGNTFFGRVFERLVDNTKFLKTRGCRSAKIHNFLRGLSVQDFTEIAFVAKYH from the exons ATGGAGCAACATCAGGACCTCTACAAGACATTCGTTGACCTCACAAAAGCATGCGATACCCTGAGCACAGAGGGACTGTGGAAGATCACGTCCAAGTTTGGTTGCCCGGACAGGTTCGTGAAGATCGTCAAGCAGTTTTATGACGGGATGATGGCCCGAGTGCTTGATGATGGAAACGCCTCGGACCCGTTTCCGGTGACCAATGGAGTAAAACAAGGCTGCGTTCTCGCCACTACGCTTTTCAGACCGATTTTCTCGGCGATGCTGACGGATGCCTTCAGGGAGACTTCCCCTGGCATCCCCATCAG TGCTGAACCTTCAGAGATGCGTTACAGCACAGAACTttgtgaaaaggaaaaaacatttATCGAGAAGAGAAAGAAGTCTGTTTTCAACGCAATGAGGGAATTTCTTGGGGAGCACCGTGGACCGCAAACGGTTGAGGAG GTGCCCAATGTAGCCATTCTAGGGTCTGGAGGTGGGTTTCGGGCAATGGTTTCGCTGAGTGgtgtgttttgtgttttgaaagaTATGGGGGTAATGGACTGCGCTATGTATGCAGCTGGACTTTCAGGTTCTGCTTGGTACCTTTCCACATTGTATTCACATCCCGATTGGCCGAATATTCATCCTCGGCGAGTGCGTGAGCAACTGAGAGAAAATGTCAACGATAACTGGTTATGGATGATGCTAAAGCCTTCATGGACTTACAGACGCCTCAGGATTATTATGGACAAGAAACGGCGGGGACAACCTGTTAGTTTTACTGATTTCTTTGGCTACTTGGTCGGGGAGACGATCATGAAAGAT TGCAGGAAACAACCTATGCTTAGTGAACAACAACCAAAAGTTCAGAATGCTGAAGTTCCTTTTCCTCTACATTCGTCTGTTCACGTGAAAAACGATTTGTCTGCGCAAGAGTACAGTG AGCTAGCGTTTCACTTCTTCGCCATTCTTTTATCAAGAGATTGGGTGGAATTCTCTCCATACGAGATTGGCATGGAGAAATATGGAACCTTCATGCAAACCGAACACTTTGGAAGCAAGTTCTTCTGTGGGAAACTGGTGAAATCTTATGAAGAACCGCCACTATGGTACTTACAAG GAATTTGGGGTAGTGCCTTCGCCATACTTCCGTATCGCGTTCTTCAAGGGGAAAAACTTCCGGATGACACGATAGAGGATATGAGAAAAAACGGCGATCTTCGAGATGAGCACG aGAAAATGAtaagtgaaaaagaagaagaagatggtCACTCAGAGGATGACGAAGAACACCGCTATGAAGAAACACAACCAAACAGCAACAACACTTCCGATGACGAAAAGAAAGAGGATAAAGAAGGGAATACATTCTTTGGAAGAGTGTTCGAAAGACTTGTGGATAACACCAAGTTCCTTAAAACACGCGGCTGTCGATCTGCAAAAATACACAACTTTCTTCGAGGCCTCTCGGTCCAAGACTTTACAG AAATAGCTTTTGTGGCTAAGTATCATTAA